A stretch of DNA from Bradyrhizobium algeriense:
GATTCCGAGAGCTACACCTACGGCTATTCCTTTTCGAAAGAGCTGCTCAACGAGTGGCACTGGAAGGAGCGATTTTCGGCGCAGCCGGAGAACCTGCGCTACCTCAACTACGTCACCGACAAGTTCGATCTGCGCAAATATATGCGCTTCAATCGCAAGGTGGCGGCGGCGCTCTTCGACGAGGCAAATCATCTGTGGCGGCTCAGGCTCGACGACGGCTGCGAGCTGACCTGCCGGTTCGTCATTCTTGCGGTCGGGTTGCTGTCGATACCGACGCTGCCGCGGCTGGAAGGCATGGAGACGTTCAAGGGGCGCTCGTTCCACACTTTTTATTGGCCGCATGAGCCGGTCGAACTGGCCGGCAAGAAGGTCGGCATCATCGGCACCGGCGCTACTGCGATCCAGGTGATCGGCGAGATTGCGGACAAGGTCGGCGAACTCACTGTGTTTCAGCGCCGTCCGAACTGGAGCGCGCCGCTCAACAACAGCCCGATCTCCGAAGCTGAGATGGCCGACATTCGCGCGCGCTACGACGACATCTTTGCCGCCTGCACCCGCACTCCCGGCGGGTTCGAGCATGAGCCGGATCGGCGCGGCTTCTATGAGGTCACGGCTGAGGAGCGGATCGCGCTGTGGGACAAGCTCTATGACGAGCCCGGCTTCGGCATTTGGCTGAGTAATTTCCGCGAGATTTTTACCGACGAAGCGGCCAACGCCGAGTTTTCCGCCTACATCGCCGGCCGCATCCGCCGACGCGTCAAGGATCCGGCGACGGCGGAGAAACTGATTCCGAAGGATCACGGCTTTGGCGTGCAGCGGGTGCCGCTGGAGACCAATTACTTCGAGGCCTATAACCGCGACAATGTGCACCTCGTCGACATCAGCGAGACCCCGATCGAGCGGGTGACCGAGACCGGCCTGCGCTCCAGCGCACGCGACTACGAGCTCGATATTCTCGTCTATTCCACCGGCTTCGATGCCATCACCGGCTCATTCGATGCGATCGACATCACCGGTGTCGGTGGCGTGAAACTGGCCGACCAGTGGCGCGACGGGCCCTCGACCTTTCTCGGCATGATAGCCCATGGTTTTCCGAACCTGTTGATGCCGACCGGCCCGCAGAGCGGCTCGGCCTCGACGAATTTTCCGCGCGGCATCGAGAACGGTGTCGGCTGGTGCATGGGCCTGCTTGAGCACATCTGGCGCCGCGGCTATACGCGGGCGGAGCCAACGGCCGAAGCGCAGGCGCGCTGGACCGCGCATGTGACGAAGATGTACGCGATCATGCTGATGCGCAAAGCCAAGTCATGGTTCACCGGCTACAATTCCAACATCCCCGGCCATGAACACGGCAAGACGCGATACCTCGTTTATAATGGCGGTACGCCAAAATATGTCGCGGCCATCACCGACGTTGCCGAGAGGGGCTATGAGGGCATCGCGTTCGATGCGGGTGCGCAGGTATCGGCGAGGTCGGCGACCGCCGCAGAGTAAGGCGCGCGTGGAGGCCCCGGCGCCCTTGCACCACTCAGTGCGGCCGCAGCAGGCGCCTTGGGTGAACGCCGTCGACATATCCCATGAACGGCGGATGGATCGAGTAGCCGATCAGCTCGCGGGCGCGCTCCGGCAATTGGCTCGCCACTTCAGCGGGGACGGCGAGTGCCATGTTCTCGAGTTGCCGCACCCAGCCCACGCAATATTGCGGCGTGACAATCAGGCGCGGCCGGTCTGACCGGTTGGCGCCGCCGCGGTGCCACAGCGTTCCCTTGGTGATCGCCAGCGATCCCGATGGCATGATTAGCTTGATGGCATCGGCCCTGTTGCCCTCATCGTGATCGGCTGTGTTGGTGAAATGAGCAGGCTGCAGCGCGCCCTCGATATATTGCCCGTCCCACAGATGGCTTCCCGGAATGATTTCGGTGGCGCCGTTCTGCTCGGTCGTGTCGTCGATCGCCCAGAACGTGCTGATGCCGAGCGCGGGACGGGGCCGCGGAATCTTCGCGGCGCCGTCGTCAAAATGCCAGGGCTGCACCGTCTCGCCGGGATGCAGATTGATCGCGAGCATGGCGGACAGCAGGCAGCTCTCGCCGAGTTCGGCTTCCACAAAGGCCATGGCGAGCGGATGGATCGCGAGTTCTGCAAAGACCGGCGATTTCGCCAGCAGGGCATAGACCCGATTGGTCCTGGTGCCTTCGAAATCGTTGCGGCCGAGCAGATCGCGCGCCAGGTGCGGCGCCAGCGCCTCGCGGATTTCAGCGACGCGATCGGGCGCAAGAACGCGTTCGAAGATCAGGTAACCGCTGCGGTCGAACTCTTCCCTCAAGGAGGTGAATGATCTTCCCTTGAGCCAGGGTGACGCTTGCTCCGCTGTCGCTGCCATCGGCGCTCTCCCTTGCGAGCCCGGTCAAGCCAGGCTTCTTGGGGGACATCATACTCGATTGAGAGCGTTTTTCACGAGGCAATTACGTTCGCGGCGCGAACCTGTAGCGGAACGTGCAGCTCGGCGCGCCCTGCATCAGGGTCTGGTCGCGCGTGAGGCCGACGTCGCTGCCGCCGGCCGCGACGATATCGAAATCGGTGGCGCATACCAGCAGCGCGCCGAGTTCCGGCTCGCCGAGCGCGCGAAAGAATTCCGCGAACCGGCAATGCGTGATGTCGAATTCCAGCGCCTCCTCATCGTGACGGCGCATCTCGACCGTCACTTCCCGTTCGGTGACGTCGGCGAGTGCGGTGTGCATGGCCGCCCATTTGCGCCGTGCGCTACCCTCAACACGCTCGCCCACGGCGGCGAACAATTGCTTCGACCAGTCGCGCAGCGCGTCCTTTACAATCGCATCGGCCCTTTCCTTGCCCAGTTCAGCGCGCAACGCCCGCAGCACGGGCACCAGGACCTGGGCCTGGATCCGCGTCTTGTCCAGGAGCGACAGCCTGATATCGACCATGTAATCGTCGAGTACATTCATCGCTGGCGTCCTTCCATGTTGCAACGAACCTGCGGGGCGATCAGTCGCGCAGCTCGGTCATGAAGACTTTTTGCGCGATCTGCCAGCGGCCGTCGATCTTCAACAGCGACAGTTGATCAGTGAAGAAGCGCGGCGGGATCGCGCATTTGAGCTTGACGTAGGCCATCGTCGGACCAACGAGATCGATCGACAGCACCTGATCGTGGCGCGGCAGCCCGCGCTGCTTCGGCGACGGCCTGTTTCGGACGTTGTTCAGCCAGACGTCGCGGGGCGTGATCGCCAGTTCGCCCGCCTCCGAGATGCTGGTCAGCGCGCTGGTCGGATGAAAGGCGCTGGCAATCTTGCCAGCGTCACCCTCGTGGAGACCGTCGAGGTAGGACTTGATCACGCTTTCGATGGCTTTTGTATCGTCTGTACTGGTCATGAGATCTGAATTTCCGATGTTTTCGTTTTACTGAGAGATATTGAGCGATCTGGCAGGATATGCTGACGTCTCGGCGATAATAAGCGAAATACCTTGAGCGATTGACCTAGAAAATCTATTGCAAGACAGTCTGCCGGGTCCCTGTCATCGGTGGCGGAGAATGAAACTCAAGCAGGATTGAGCATGGTTGCCAGCGAAACCTATGCCGAGTTTTTGCGCGAGCAACTCGCACCGCTCGGCCGTGTCACGCTGCGGCCCATGTTCGGCAAGACCGGCATGTTCTGCGACGGGGTGATGCTCGGGGTGGTGACGGAGAACACGCTCTATTTCCGGGTGGATGATGAGAACCGGGAGGCGTTCAGGGAAGCGGAGGCGTTTCCGCCGCTCAACTACGCCAAGAAGGGCCAGATCATTGACCTCGCGTTCTGGCGCGTGCCGGAGCGGCTGTTCGACGAGCCCGACGAACTCATCGCGTGGGCGCGCGCCGCGCTGGCGGCGGCACACCGGGTTGCGGCGAAGAGGCCGGCGCCAAAGCAGCACAAAGCATCAAAGCAACGCCAACGCTCGTGAGCAACCGGACCTGAGAGACTCAAGTCAGGTCGCCCGGCATTGCCTGCCTTGCGCGCTACCCTGCGGCAGCGTTCACCGCGATCGGCGAGGTATCCTCGCCACTCGCTTCAAACTTCCGGGGCAACCCCGCAAAACCGCGCAGGGCTTCGGCCATTTTCGTACGTCCGCTGACGCCGGTGATCACCACGTCCACCATCATCAGGGACGTGTGGATGTGGCCGCGCGCCTGCAATTGCTCGACCGGGACACCGGCGGCAGCGAGCGCCTCGGCATATTCGATGCCCTCGTCACGCAGCGGATCGAACTCGCAGGTGGCCACGAACGCCGGAGGCAAGTTCGCCAGATTGCCGCGCAGCGGCGACACGCGGGGATCGGTGCGGTCGGCGGGAGAGCAATAGATGTCCCAGAACCAGAACATCAGCGATCGCGTCAGGAAATAACCGATCGCATTGTCGGTGTAGGACGGACGGTCGAACCTGCAATCGGTGACCGGGCACACCAGCAACTGGCCGGCGATTGGCGGGCCGCCGCGGTCGCGCGCCAACTGACAGGTGACGGCGGCGATGTTGGCGCCGGCGCTCCAGCCCGCGACCAGCAACGGTCCCGGCTTACCGCCGAGTTCGGCCGCATGCTCGGCGACCCAGCGCGTCGCCGCATAGCCATCCTCGGCCGCCGCCGGGAAGCGATGCTCGGGCGCGTGGCGGTAACCGACGCTGACGACGATCATGCCGCTGCGGCGGCAGATGTCGCGGCAGAACGGATCGTCGGATTGCTCGTCGCCGAATACCCAGCCGCCGCCATGGAAATAGACCACGATCGGGTGCGGCCCCGGCGTTGCCGGCCGATAGAGACGGTAGGACAATAGACCATCGGCGCCGTGCAGCACGCCGTCGCCGACCTCGCCGACCGGGCGGCCGGCGGGACGACCCTTGTTGAATTCGGTAACGAAATCGCGCGCGCCTTGCGCGCCAAGTGATTCGATCTGCGGCAGGTTCATCTCCGCCAGCATGCCCAGCACCAGCCGCACGTCCGGCTGCAGGCGAACCACTTCGCCGTCGTTGCATTGCTCGGCAACATTGGGACCGGTGAGCTTGAAGCCCAGCATGCCGCGGCCGACGACTTCGTTGCAGATGCTGCGGTAGGGGCCGACGCCGCCGGTATAGGGCATCACGCCCTGCGCCTTGCCGGGAACGTTGGCGCCCGTGTACCAGGTGTTGGCGAGCCGATGCAGCGTGATCATCGAGCAGTCGGCCATGTGCCGCGCCCAGCCCGCCTGCGCCGTCTCGGTTGCGTCGATTGTCGTGAAGCCGGCCTCGCGCATCGCGGCCAGCCGCTCGACCACCCAGTCGACGTGCTGCTCGATCGAGACCGCCATGTTCGACAGCACCGACGGGCTGCCCGGGCCCGTGATCAGGAACAGGTTGGGGAAGCCTGAAACCGTGAGCCCGAGATAGGTCTGCGGGCCGTTGGCCCATACATCCGACAGCGATTTGCCGTCGCGGCCCGTGATCGGATGCACCGCCTTGATGGCGCCGGTCATGGCGTCGAAGCCGGTGGCGAACACGATCACGTCGACGTCGAAATTGCGCTTGTCGGTCGTGATGCCCGTGGCCGTGATCTCAGTGATCGGCTCCTGCCGCAGGTTCACCAGCGTGACGTTGGGGCGGTTGTAGGTGGCGTAGTAGTTGGTATCAAGGCAGGGACGCTTGGCGCCGAACGGATGGTCGTGCGGGGTCAACGCTTCAGCTATCTCCGGGTCCTTGACGATGGTCCGGATTTTCTCGCGGATCAGGTCGGCGAGCAGCGCATTGCCGTCGACGTCGACGCCTTGGTCGGCCCAAAGCTGGGTCAGGATGTAGACGAGATCGCCGGTGGCCCAAGCCTGCTCGAACCGCTCGCGGCGCTCGGCATCGCTCAACTGCCAGCTCACCGCCATCTGTTGCGGATAGGGGACGCCTGCGAGTGACCAGCGCGCCTGCTCGTGATAGGCGGCGCGGTCAGTTTCGAAGTAGGTCTTGCGATCGTCAGGCTGCGGACCGTTATGCGCGGGCAGCGCGAAATTCGGCGTGCGCTGGAACACGGTGAGATGCTCGGCCTGCTCGGCGAGCAGCGGGATCGACTGGATGCCCGATGATCCCGTGCCGATGACGGCGATGCGCTTGCCGGCGAGCTTGACCTCTTCATGCGGCCAGCGGCCGGTGAAATAGATCTCGCCCTTGAAATCCTTGACGCCATCGATCTCCGGCGGTTTTGGCGCGGAGAGGCAGCCGGTCGCCATGATGTAGTGGCGGCAGGAAATATCAGCGCCATTGTCGGTGGTGAGACGCCAGCGCTCGGCGGTCTGGTCCCAATTCGCCGCCGTGACCTTGGTGCCGAAGCGGATGTCGCGCCGCAGCTCGTATCTGTCGGCGACGAAGCCGAGATAGCGCAGGATTTCGGGTTGCGTTGCGTATTTCTCCGACCATTGCCACGCGCTCTCCAGCTCCGGATCGAACGTGTAGCTGTAGTCGATGGTCTGGATGTCACAGCGTGCGCCGGGATAGCGGTTCCAGTACCAGGTGCCGCCGACGTCGCCGGCCTCCTCGATCACGACGGCCGAGAAGCCGGCCTTGCGCAGGCGATGCAGGAGATAGAGGCCGGCAAATCCGGCGCCGACGACGGCAACATCGACCTGTTGCGTCGTGCCGCTGTTTGCCGATTCAGAAGAACGTGCTGCGACCGCTGCGTCTGGCATGCCACTCCTCCCGTGTGTTTTATATTTTGGGGTAGGCTACTGCCGGGTGTCCGGTTTGTCATCAGGACAAATGCAATCGCTGGATGTTCCTTCGAGATACGATCTGCGGAGGCGTCCGATTCGCGATTTCGCGAATTTCGTCGTGTGATGCAGCGAGTTACCCGTGACGCTCCTGCGCGGGGCATGACAAATTGTAGGATGGGTGGAGCGAAGCGATACCCATCATTCGTGAGGCGGGCTCGCGTGATGGGTTTCGCTTCGCTCTACCCATCCTACTGGACCGCTCGTTCGCTACACGCGCTTGCGCCGTTCGCTGGTGCGGCGGCGCTCGCTTCCTGCGGCCGCCTGCATCGGGCTGAAATCCAGCGTGAAGTCGCGAAAGCTCTCCACTGCCGGCGAGAGCGATGCGCTGTTTCGCACGAACATCGCGATCTTCCATTTGACGGCTGGCTGCAGCAGCGGCAGGAACGTCAGCCCGAAGCCGCGTACCAGCGGCTCCGCCATCGAGGGGCAGATCACGGCGCCTTGTCTGACCCGCAGCATCGACAGTGCGGTGTTTACCCGGTGCACCGGCACCAATTCTTTTGGATGATGCCGGGACGGGACGTTGCTCAACACGTTGATGGCGATGTTGGGCATGTAGTTGAGCAGCGGCCGCTCGCGCAAATCCTTCCAGCTGACCGACTTGGCCTTTGTCAGCGGGTCATCGCTGCGCAACGCCACAAAGAGCGGGTCGGCGCAGATCATGTGCACTTCGACCGATTGGTCCGGAACGACGCCGGCCGGACCGAAGCCGATATCGGTAGAGCCGTTCTGCAGGCCGGCCAGCACCTCCTGGATCGGCACGTCGTCGAAGCGGACGTCCACGCCCTGATGGCTGTTGTTGTATCCGGCGATCAGTTCCGGCAGCAGCGTGCAGGACAACGTTTCGGGGGCAGCTACACGCACCAGCCCGCGGCGCAGCTCCTTGAGATTGGTCAAATTGTCGAGCGCCTCGTCCAGGTTTGAAAGCACGCGCCGCGCCATCGGCGCGAAGGTCTCGCCCACCGCAGACGCCGAAACTTTTCGCGTCGTGCGGTCCAGCAGGCGGACGCCGACGCGGTTCTCCAGTTCCTTGATCAGGCCCGAGAGCGCCGCCTGCGACAGGTGCATGGCCTTGGCGGCTTCCGAGAAGCTCGCGCTCTCCAGCACGGCCACGTAGGCGCGCAACTGCCGCAGCGTTACATCCATCGCCATGTCGCGCCTCCCGAGCGTCGCCGTTCGGTATTCATAGGCCAGGCTTATCAATCGGTCAAAAAATACACATTGTTCGATAGAAGTCGCCTCTCTATCGTTGGCCTCGACAAGACGAAGGCCCGGCGATCGCAGCAATGCGATCGCGCCAAACGCGGCCCGATGAAAACGGGACGGACTAGCCGCCGCTCCAGGTGGCTCTTCTTTCCAGGAGGCATTCATGAAAGTCACGCGCCGAACCCTGCTGGGGACCATCGCCGCCGGCTTCGCCGCTGGTCCGCACTTTCCTGCGTCCGCCGAGGGCGATTGGCCGTCGCGGGTCGTTCGGCTGGTGTCGCCCTACGGGGCGGGCGGGGCGAGCGACATCTCGTTGCGTATCCTGGCCGAGCAGTTCGGGCGCAGCCTCAACCAGCAGTTCATCGTCGAGAACAAGCCGGGCGCGGGCACCCGCGTCGCCAACGAGCTGGTCTCGCGCGCAACGCCGGACGGATACACCTTCCTCTATGCCGCCGCGCCGTTTGCGACGGCTGAAGCCCTGTTCGAGAAACTGAACTACAACCGCAAGGATCTGCAGCCGGTGGCGATGGCCATGATGGCGCCGTTGTTCCTGGTAGTGAACGCGCAGGCCCCCTTCAAGACCCTTCAGGAAATGATCGACTACGGCAGGTCGAAGCCCGAGGGCCTGACCTTCGGTTCGCCGGGCGCAGGCTCGCAGCCTCACCTGGCCGCCGAATTGCTGTTCAGGGATGCCGGCGTCAAGGGTCTCATCGTTCCCTTCCGCGGCGACAACATGGCCTACACGGAGCTGCTCGCGAGCCGTCTTGACGCCACGTTGACCGCGATCAGCACGGCCCTGCCGCACATCCAGAGCGGCGCGTTGCGTGTCCTGGGTGTGGCGTCGGCCGAGCGCAGCCCGATATACCCCGAGGCTTTCACCCTGGTTGAGCAGGGCCTTTCCAAGGTGATCGCCTCCGGCTGGTACGGCTTCTTGGCGCCGGCGGCAACGCCGCAGCCGATCGTCGATCGCTTGCAGGGGGAGGTCATTCGCGTGCTCGCCGATCCCGAGGTGAAGCAGAAACTGCTCGCACAGGGACTGGAAGCGCGCCCCGGCACGGCGGGCGAGTTCGGCAAGTTCATCGACGACGAGACCCGCAAATGGGGCGAGGTAATCCGCGCCGCTGGCCTCAAGGGAGAATAAGATTCAGTTCGCGTACAGGCCTTCGACGATCGGCAATCGCGCAGCCCGCAGGGCCGGAAACAGCCCGCCGATCAAGCCCACGATCAGCGCAAGCGCAACGCCCTCGGCGATCAGCCAGGGACTGAGCTTGAAGTCGAACACCACCTGGGTGAAGTTGCCGCCAAGGGTCGAGGCCGTGACGCCATCGAATATCAGATAGGTGGCGGCGGCACCTAACACGCCGCCGATGACAGCGAGCAACAGCGATTCGGCGAGCGTTCCGACAAAGGCGGGGAAACCGCCGAAGCCGATGGCGCGCAGCGTTGCGATTTCCGTCGCACGTGCTGCGACCGACGAATACATCGTGTTGAGCGCGCCGGCGACCGCGCCCAGCGCCATCGCGATCGCCAAGGGCCAGCCGAGTTTCTGGATCAGGTCCGAGGTCTGCGAGGCCTGCTCGGCGAAGTAGGCCGCTTCGGATTTGACATCGAGCTTCAGCCGCGGATCGTTGTCGCTATAGCTTTTGAGCTCATTGAGTGCGGCCGGCCCGGTGAGGCGCGCACGCACAGTCTGAACGATGTTGTTGCGGTTGAACAGGCTCTGCACCACGTTGAGATCGGCCCAGATCTCGGATTCGAACACGCTGCCACCAGCCTCGAACACGCCGACAACGGTCCAGCGCGTGGCGCCGAACGCCACGGTACTGCCGAGGTCGAATCCTTCAAATTGGCGCTGCAATGCCTTGCCGACCACCACTTCGTTGCTGCCGCGGTTGAACATGCGGCCCGAGGTGATGGTAATGTCCTTGCGCAGCGTGCTGCCCTGTTCGCCGATCCCGCGCAGCGGCAGGTTGGCCTTGGTCTTGGTCGAACGCTTGATGCCGTCGACCACCAGATATAGCTCTGGCGAGATCAGCGGCTTGCCGTCGCTGCCGCGCGCGATGCCGGGACCGTCCTCGATCAGCCGCACCTGATCGCGGCTCACCGTGCTGTTGATTTCGGCCTGTGAGCCGGCCCGCAGCACGATTGCGATATCATCGGCGCCCGATCCCGCGATGGTGCGCTGAAAACCGTTGGCCATCGCCAGGAATGCGAGCAGCACGATCACCACCAGTGCAATCGCGATCACCGTCGAGAGCGAGAGCCAGCGCCGCTGCGCGATGCTCCTGAGATTGATGGCGGTGACCGCCGCGACTTGAAGCCAGAGCGAACGCATGCCTATCCCCGTCCGAGCGCGGTTGCAATTCTAAGCCGCATGGCGTTGAGCGCCGGGATGATCCCCGTGATCAGCCCCAGCGCGATCATCAGCGCCAGCCCTTGCAGGATGATGGTCGGCGATACCGCAAAAGCGGGCGCGATGCTGGCGAGGCTGTTGCGAAGCGCCATGGCGATCAGCGCCGCGATCGCCAGCCCGGGAATGCCGCCGAGCAGCGCCAGCAGCACGGATTCGCCAAGCACCATTTTAAGAATTCGCGGGCCCGAAAAGCCGAGCGTCTTCAGCACGCCGATTTCGCGGGTGCGCTCCCGGATCGACAGCGCCATGGTATTGCCGACGATCATCAGGATGGTAACGAAGGCCGCGCCCACCACCAGCAATACGATCAGCGCGATGTTGCCGAATTGAGCGGCGAACGCCTTGCCGAACGCCTTTTCGGTGTCGGTCGAGGTCTCGGCGGTGGAATTGGCAAACATCGCGTCGATCGCCTTTGCCACGCGATCGTTGTTTTCGGGCGAGGTGGTCTGGAGGATCATCCAGCCGATGGTGTCCTTGCCGAAACTGCGGGTCTCGTCGAAATAGGCGTACTGGAACAGGAGGAAGTTGGTGTCGACGTGCTCGACCTTGCCCTTGACGATGCCGGCAATGGTGAGGTCCCAGGTATGTCCGCCGCTCTTCTGGCTGAAGATGTTACTATTGAGAGGGATGCGATCGCCGATCTTCCAGCCCCACTTCTGCGCCAGGCTTTCACCGACCACCGCGCTGCCACGGTCACGCATGAAGGCTTGAAGCTGCTCGGGCGGAACTTCGAACTCGCTGC
This window harbors:
- a CDS encoding NAD(P)/FAD-dependent oxidoreductase, which encodes MTGDIKPHYEVVVVGAGVSGIYQIKRLADLGVDALVLDAAPDLGGTWYWNRYPGARFDSESYTYGYSFSKELLNEWHWKERFSAQPENLRYLNYVTDKFDLRKYMRFNRKVAAALFDEANHLWRLRLDDGCELTCRFVILAVGLLSIPTLPRLEGMETFKGRSFHTFYWPHEPVELAGKKVGIIGTGATAIQVIGEIADKVGELTVFQRRPNWSAPLNNSPISEAEMADIRARYDDIFAACTRTPGGFEHEPDRRGFYEVTAEERIALWDKLYDEPGFGIWLSNFREIFTDEAANAEFSAYIAGRIRRRVKDPATAEKLIPKDHGFGVQRVPLETNYFEAYNRDNVHLVDISETPIERVTETGLRSSARDYELDILVYSTGFDAITGSFDAIDITGVGGVKLADQWRDGPSTFLGMIAHGFPNLLMPTGPQSGSASTNFPRGIENGVGWCMGLLEHIWRRGYTRAEPTAEAQARWTAHVTKMYAIMLMRKAKSWFTGYNSNIPGHEHGKTRYLVYNGGTPKYVAAITDVAERGYEGIAFDAGAQVSARSATAAE
- a CDS encoding phytanoyl-CoA dioxygenase family protein yields the protein MAATAEQASPWLKGRSFTSLREEFDRSGYLIFERVLAPDRVAEIREALAPHLARDLLGRNDFEGTRTNRVYALLAKSPVFAELAIHPLAMAFVEAELGESCLLSAMLAINLHPGETVQPWHFDDGAAKIPRPRPALGISTFWAIDDTTEQNGATEIIPGSHLWDGQYIEGALQPAHFTNTADHDEGNRADAIKLIMPSGSLAITKGTLWHRGGANRSDRPRLIVTPQYCVGWVRQLENMALAVPAEVASQLPERARELIGYSIHPPFMGYVDGVHPRRLLRPH
- a CDS encoding L-2-amino-thiazoline-4-carboxylic acid hydrolase, whose protein sequence is MNVLDDYMVDIRLSLLDKTRIQAQVLVPVLRALRAELGKERADAIVKDALRDWSKQLFAAVGERVEGSARRKWAAMHTALADVTEREVTVEMRRHDEEALEFDITHCRFAEFFRALGEPELGALLVCATDFDIVAAGGSDVGLTRDQTLMQGAPSCTFRYRFAPRT
- a CDS encoding nuclear transport factor 2 family protein produces the protein MTSTDDTKAIESVIKSYLDGLHEGDAGKIASAFHPTSALTSISEAGELAITPRDVWLNNVRNRPSPKQRGLPRHDQVLSIDLVGPTMAYVKLKCAIPPRFFTDQLSLLKIDGRWQIAQKVFMTELRD
- a CDS encoding TfoX/Sxy family protein, whose translation is MVASETYAEFLREQLAPLGRVTLRPMFGKTGMFCDGVMLGVVTENTLYFRVDDENREAFREAEAFPPLNYAKKGQIIDLAFWRVPERLFDEPDELIAWARAALAAAHRVAAKRPAPKQHKASKQRQRS
- a CDS encoding flavin-containing monooxygenase — its product is MPDAAVAARSSESANSGTTQQVDVAVVGAGFAGLYLLHRLRKAGFSAVVIEEAGDVGGTWYWNRYPGARCDIQTIDYSYTFDPELESAWQWSEKYATQPEILRYLGFVADRYELRRDIRFGTKVTAANWDQTAERWRLTTDNGADISCRHYIMATGCLSAPKPPEIDGVKDFKGEIYFTGRWPHEEVKLAGKRIAVIGTGSSGIQSIPLLAEQAEHLTVFQRTPNFALPAHNGPQPDDRKTYFETDRAAYHEQARWSLAGVPYPQQMAVSWQLSDAERRERFEQAWATGDLVYILTQLWADQGVDVDGNALLADLIREKIRTIVKDPEIAEALTPHDHPFGAKRPCLDTNYYATYNRPNVTLVNLRQEPITEITATGITTDKRNFDVDVIVFATGFDAMTGAIKAVHPITGRDGKSLSDVWANGPQTYLGLTVSGFPNLFLITGPGSPSVLSNMAVSIEQHVDWVVERLAAMREAGFTTIDATETAQAGWARHMADCSMITLHRLANTWYTGANVPGKAQGVMPYTGGVGPYRSICNEVVGRGMLGFKLTGPNVAEQCNDGEVVRLQPDVRLVLGMLAEMNLPQIESLGAQGARDFVTEFNKGRPAGRPVGEVGDGVLHGADGLLSYRLYRPATPGPHPIVVYFHGGGWVFGDEQSDDPFCRDICRRSGMIVVSVGYRHAPEHRFPAAAEDGYAATRWVAEHAAELGGKPGPLLVAGWSAGANIAAVTCQLARDRGGPPIAGQLLVCPVTDCRFDRPSYTDNAIGYFLTRSLMFWFWDIYCSPADRTDPRVSPLRGNLANLPPAFVATCEFDPLRDEGIEYAEALAAAGVPVEQLQARGHIHTSLMMVDVVITGVSGRTKMAEALRGFAGLPRKFEASGEDTSPIAVNAAAG
- a CDS encoding LysR family transcriptional regulator is translated as MAMDVTLRQLRAYVAVLESASFSEAAKAMHLSQAALSGLIKELENRVGVRLLDRTTRKVSASAVGETFAPMARRVLSNLDEALDNLTNLKELRRGLVRVAAPETLSCTLLPELIAGYNNSHQGVDVRFDDVPIQEVLAGLQNGSTDIGFGPAGVVPDQSVEVHMICADPLFVALRSDDPLTKAKSVSWKDLRERPLLNYMPNIAINVLSNVPSRHHPKELVPVHRVNTALSMLRVRQGAVICPSMAEPLVRGFGLTFLPLLQPAVKWKIAMFVRNSASLSPAVESFRDFTLDFSPMQAAAGSERRRTSERRKRV
- a CDS encoding Bug family tripartite tricarboxylate transporter substrate binding protein; this encodes MKVTRRTLLGTIAAGFAAGPHFPASAEGDWPSRVVRLVSPYGAGGASDISLRILAEQFGRSLNQQFIVENKPGAGTRVANELVSRATPDGYTFLYAAAPFATAEALFEKLNYNRKDLQPVAMAMMAPLFLVVNAQAPFKTLQEMIDYGRSKPEGLTFGSPGAGSQPHLAAELLFRDAGVKGLIVPFRGDNMAYTELLASRLDATLTAISTALPHIQSGALRVLGVASAERSPIYPEAFTLVEQGLSKVIASGWYGFLAPAATPQPIVDRLQGEVIRVLADPEVKQKLLAQGLEARPGTAGEFGKFIDDETRKWGEVIRAAGLKGE
- a CDS encoding ABC transporter permease; the encoded protein is MRSLWLQVAAVTAINLRSIAQRRWLSLSTVIAIALVVIVLLAFLAMANGFQRTIAGSGADDIAIVLRAGSQAEINSTVSRDQVRLIEDGPGIARGSDGKPLISPELYLVVDGIKRSTKTKANLPLRGIGEQGSTLRKDITITSGRMFNRGSNEVVVGKALQRQFEGFDLGSTVAFGATRWTVVGVFEAGGSVFESEIWADLNVVQSLFNRNNIVQTVRARLTGPAALNELKSYSDNDPRLKLDVKSEAAYFAEQASQTSDLIQKLGWPLAIAMALGAVAGALNTMYSSVAARATEIATLRAIGFGGFPAFVGTLAESLLLAVIGGVLGAAATYLIFDGVTASTLGGNFTQVVFDFKLSPWLIAEGVALALIVGLIGGLFPALRAARLPIVEGLYAN
- a CDS encoding ABC transporter permease; the protein is MNDFDLIRKNLFRRKLRASLMIVSILIAFMIFGVLAGFYRAFTAGEDAAAADRMITVNKINFTQPMPIAYYNRVRAIEGVRQVTFANWFGGYYQDPKNFIMALTIEPNTYFDVYRSEFEVPPEQLQAFMRDRGSAVVGESLAQKWGWKIGDRIPLNSNIFSQKSGGHTWDLTIAGIVKGKVEHVDTNFLLFQYAYFDETRSFGKDTIGWMILQTTSPENNDRVAKAIDAMFANSTAETSTDTEKAFGKAFAAQFGNIALIVLLVVGAAFVTILMIVGNTMALSIRERTREIGVLKTLGFSGPRILKMVLGESVLLALLGGIPGLAIAALIAMALRNSLASIAPAFAVSPTIILQGLALMIALGLITGIIPALNAMRLRIATALGRG